In Leptospira saintgironsiae, one genomic interval encodes:
- a CDS encoding TetR/AcrR family transcriptional regulator translates to MDQKKKIVRNPVQDRSIARKENLIEAAYKLVKRNGYNETGIRDIVEEAGVSIGTFYSYYKDKNDIALEVIRKYSEEFYGNLATETIESLPENADMTRIILGILTRMRKSALKNKKLHKEFAILSLSDQTLAIAVKKIERERIGTEVFKLFEYFGKNRNLRSDPAALLIAQRAMDDIITYMVLQGFDIPDDKILEETALMIGKYLEIS, encoded by the coding sequence ATGGACCAAAAGAAAAAAATAGTCCGAAATCCAGTGCAAGATCGCTCCATTGCCCGAAAGGAAAACCTTATAGAGGCCGCCTATAAGCTCGTAAAACGTAATGGATACAATGAGACAGGAATACGGGACATAGTGGAAGAAGCAGGCGTTTCTATTGGAACATTCTACTCCTATTATAAAGATAAAAACGATATCGCATTGGAAGTGATCCGGAAATACAGCGAGGAATTTTACGGCAACCTTGCTACCGAAACTATCGAATCCCTCCCTGAAAACGCAGATATGACCCGGATCATTTTAGGAATTTTGACCAGAATGCGCAAATCGGCCCTGAAAAACAAAAAACTACATAAAGAATTTGCGATACTTTCTCTTTCAGATCAAACACTTGCAATTGCTGTAAAAAAAATAGAAAGAGAAAGGATCGGAACCGAAGTTTTCAAATTGTTTGAATACTTCGGCAAAAATCGGAACCTTAGATCTGATCCGGCGGCACTTTTAATTGCTCAAAGAGCGATGGATGATATCATAACGTATATGGTTCTACAAGGCTTCGATATTCCTGACGATAAGATCTTAGAAGAAACTGCACTTATGATCGGAAAATATTTAGAGATCTCTTAA
- a CDS encoding MgtC/SapB family protein — MQEFLTILDSKTIDTITVSIRVALIIIFAGAVGWNREGKNHGAGFRTHILIGLASTVLMLLSIFIPEFYSVVGGDPSRIAAQVVSGVGFLCAGAIMKFGLTVKGLNTAASIWIVSAIGLLVGAGLYYAGFLTTVATLIILVLFDLVEERYFGKYEYKVLILDLKQKKFHRKGFKELLLRNKLRLVSESFMQDYQSKSAQIKLTIAMPRDFDILKIVDEFRNLADVIKISIEST, encoded by the coding sequence ATGCAGGAATTTCTAACCATTCTGGATTCTAAAACGATCGATACCATCACGGTAAGTATTCGTGTGGCCTTGATCATTATTTTTGCTGGTGCAGTAGGCTGGAACAGAGAAGGCAAAAATCATGGAGCCGGTTTCAGGACGCATATTTTGATCGGTCTTGCATCTACTGTTCTAATGTTATTATCAATTTTTATTCCTGAATTTTATTCAGTGGTGGGAGGAGATCCCTCTAGAATTGCGGCTCAGGTAGTTTCCGGAGTTGGGTTTTTATGTGCGGGTGCAATCATGAAGTTCGGATTGACCGTGAAAGGATTGAATACCGCTGCTTCTATCTGGATTGTTTCTGCAATTGGTTTGCTTGTGGGTGCAGGTCTATACTATGCGGGATTTTTAACCACAGTTGCTACTCTGATCATTCTGGTCTTATTTGATCTGGTAGAAGAAAGGTATTTTGGAAAATACGAATATAAGGTTTTGATCCTGGACCTGAAACAGAAAAAGTTTCATCGAAAAGGGTTTAAAGAATTATTATTAAGAAATAAGTTAAGATTGGTCTCCGAATCCTTTATGCAGGATTACCAGTCTAAAAGTGCCCAGATTAAACTTACGATTGCGATGCCTAGAGATTTCGATATTCTAAAGATTGTGGATGAATTCAGAAATCTGGCGGATGTTATAAAAATCAGCATTGAATCGACTTAG
- a CDS encoding inositol monophosphatase family protein, producing MDLSKILSVFKFASKSAGTEILKLFGKESAFDLKDPMQVLTQADLDSHRVLEEILKKEFPGIPLVMEEQNNIEPLPRTFIVCDELDGTTLFSRGIKEFSVILAYIENGSPKVGCIYFPALDTYLTSQRGEGTFINDRKILLKKGGSLDRSVLSLEINNTFQDEDYRWIANVSKNTLATRALAATGAGFLELLEGKTDLFMNLSGAKIWDFAAGVLALEEAGGIVWDKEANSLKWDKIRMSALLSRDQDFLKEVYRLKP from the coding sequence ATGGATCTTTCTAAAATCCTTTCTGTTTTTAAATTTGCATCTAAATCTGCTGGAACAGAGATCCTAAAATTATTCGGAAAAGAATCTGCATTTGATCTCAAAGATCCTATGCAAGTTTTGACTCAAGCCGACTTAGATTCCCATCGTGTGTTGGAAGAAATTCTAAAAAAGGAATTTCCAGGAATTCCGCTTGTGATGGAAGAACAAAATAATATAGAGCCTCTTCCTCGGACTTTTATCGTATGTGATGAGTTAGATGGGACTACTTTATTTTCCAGAGGGATCAAAGAGTTCAGCGTAATTTTAGCTTATATAGAAAATGGATCTCCCAAAGTAGGATGTATTTATTTTCCTGCATTAGATACGTATCTTACCTCTCAAAGAGGGGAAGGAACCTTTATCAATGATAGAAAGATCCTTTTGAAAAAGGGGGGAAGCCTAGATCGTTCCGTTCTTTCCCTTGAGATCAATAATACTTTCCAAGACGAGGACTATCGTTGGATCGCAAACGTTAGTAAAAATACTTTAGCAACTCGTGCTTTGGCTGCGACAGGTGCTGGATTTTTAGAATTATTAGAAGGCAAGACTGATCTATTTATGAACTTAAGTGGTGCCAAGATCTGGGATTTTGCTGCTGGAGTCCTTGCATTGGAAGAAGCTGGAGGAATTGTTTGGGACAAGGAAGCTAATTCGTTAAAATGGGATAAGATCCGTATGTCTGCATTGTTAAGTAGAGATCAAGATTTCTTAAAAGAAGTTTACCGACTGAAACCTTAG
- a CDS encoding HEAT repeat domain-containing protein: MFALLNFRFLFPGLLLIASFGVWFSPIFAQTPEDTNNTSDEGNNSSDAEDPSASEEQQTDKKKPKKPVLDPESKRYNDLLKTGLLKVFEGEATYNYPRLKQYGLTHPIPRVRAAAALALGRLKSPTGVDILHKMIDRDGEWVRQAAYKGLADIGSRRSLDYFYIGAKSSDREIRVASFRGMGKTLDPGAREVLLKKGLKSDDKEIVKATLLGLGYYQVPEDLRIFIDYLNSEDEEFQKAAVEALGRHKTRTSMKILEDSFKDKTNLRNQILDTLTEQKNSFAIFALLRILNANSGSENIVNEISARLYKLKAVGKYMTIISDNTPLLREPYVGAPKIRDLESGEVGKVISKHSVAYIIPIEGQRIEDFYYKVLVNTKYKDAFTETVQGWVFGKYIQVRTISMPKEEKETKKKKPKSPSILDDMETSEPAPNPDSENPNPQ; encoded by the coding sequence ATGTTTGCCCTATTGAATTTCAGATTTTTATTTCCAGGCTTATTACTGATTGCCTCCTTTGGAGTCTGGTTTTCACCAATTTTTGCTCAAACTCCAGAAGATACTAACAACACTTCCGATGAAGGGAATAATTCCTCAGACGCCGAGGATCCTTCTGCTTCTGAGGAACAGCAAACTGATAAGAAAAAACCGAAAAAGCCGGTTTTAGATCCTGAATCTAAACGTTATAATGACCTTTTAAAAACCGGTTTATTGAAGGTTTTTGAAGGGGAAGCCACATATAATTACCCTCGCTTAAAACAGTATGGACTGACACATCCGATTCCGAGAGTTAGAGCAGCAGCAGCTTTGGCTTTGGGAAGATTGAAGAGCCCAACTGGCGTTGATATTTTACATAAGATGATCGATCGCGACGGAGAATGGGTGCGCCAGGCTGCATACAAGGGACTCGCGGATATCGGTTCCAGACGTTCATTAGATTATTTTTATATAGGTGCTAAATCTTCAGATAGAGAGATCAGAGTAGCTTCTTTCCGTGGAATGGGAAAAACATTAGATCCTGGAGCAAGAGAAGTTCTCTTAAAAAAAGGTCTTAAGTCAGACGATAAGGAAATCGTAAAAGCAACTCTTTTAGGTTTAGGATATTATCAAGTTCCAGAAGACCTTCGTATATTTATAGATTATTTAAATTCAGAAGATGAAGAATTCCAAAAGGCAGCTGTAGAAGCCTTGGGAAGGCATAAGACCAGAACTTCTATGAAAATTTTGGAAGATTCTTTTAAAGATAAAACAAATCTTCGAAACCAAATCCTGGATACTTTGACAGAACAAAAAAATTCATTCGCGATCTTTGCATTATTAAGAATTTTGAATGCAAACTCCGGTTCGGAAAATATTGTAAATGAGATTAGCGCAAGATTATATAAATTAAAAGCTGTCGGAAAATATATGACCATCATTTCCGATAATACTCCTCTCTTAAGAGAACCTTATGTTGGAGCTCCTAAGATCCGCGACCTGGAATCTGGAGAAGTTGGAAAAGTAATTAGCAAACATTCAGTAGCTTATATCATTCCGATTGAAGGCCAAAGGATTGAAGACTTTTATTATAAAGTTTTAGTAAATACCAAGTATAAGGATGCATTTACTGAAACTGTCCAAGGCTGGGTGTTTGGAAAATATATCCAAGTTAGAACCATTTCTATGCCTAAAGAAGAGAAAGAAACTAAGAAGAAGAAACCGAAAAGTCCTTCTATCTTGGATGATATGGAAACTTCTGAACCGGCACCTAATCCTGATAGCGAAAATCCGAATCCTCAATAA
- the hflX gene encoding GTPase HflX — MQRLKKLSERRIRENVIITPEVSRTLTELSFEISRQIGILIDRNGYVTHVIVGSDSSIDIPWLDRIRTSEARLRGLRLVHSHLKEESLNQEDLTDLALLRLDYITAVTMDEKGLPRSYYSAHVNPEDEEGEPWTVLSKKVPGQLEEGILDEILDIESRMTRYRKNLKDAQKENRAFLVGVYPENNRIRPPAQSINELKELCRTAGVHVVDSFIQRKNRLDPSTVLGKGKLEEIVLKAIQKQVELLVFDLELTPSQAKKISDYADLKVLDRTQLILDIFARNATSRDGKLQVELAQLKYLKGRLSELDDNMSRLTGGIGGRGPGETKLEIGKRRVEERISRLEQELKSLKKRREIARRRRKKNEIPVCGIVGYTNAGKSTLLNAMTNSTVLSEDKLFATLDPTSRRIRFPEEREIIISDTVGFIHDLPPELSNAFKATLEELGDSDLLVHVVDVSNPEFRQQMEAVETILEDLNLSDIPRILVFNKIDGLPEEARNELLREADLDTIYVSAITGFGLETLLNRIEERMYSQAEAKLSSTKLWEEDEELEEETEKTYV; from the coding sequence ATCCAAAGACTCAAAAAACTCTCCGAGCGTAGAATTCGGGAAAACGTGATTATCACGCCCGAAGTTTCCAGAACACTCACAGAACTTTCCTTCGAAATCAGCAGACAAATCGGAATCCTAATTGATAGGAACGGATACGTAACTCACGTGATCGTGGGATCAGATAGTTCAATTGATATCCCTTGGCTGGATCGTATCAGAACATCCGAAGCCAGATTACGAGGTTTAAGACTAGTACATAGCCATCTCAAAGAAGAAAGTCTGAACCAAGAAGATCTTACTGACTTAGCTTTATTACGTTTAGATTATATAACTGCAGTTACCATGGATGAAAAGGGTCTTCCCAGATCCTATTACTCCGCACATGTAAATCCTGAAGACGAAGAGGGAGAACCTTGGACTGTTCTTTCTAAAAAAGTTCCAGGACAATTGGAAGAAGGTATACTGGACGAAATTCTGGACATCGAAAGCAGGATGACCAGATATCGCAAAAATCTAAAAGATGCTCAAAAAGAGAATAGAGCCTTTTTAGTAGGAGTATATCCTGAAAATAACAGAATACGTCCTCCTGCACAATCCATTAACGAATTGAAAGAACTCTGCAGAACCGCAGGAGTTCATGTAGTAGATTCATTCATCCAAAGAAAAAATCGTTTAGATCCTTCTACAGTATTAGGAAAAGGTAAACTAGAAGAGATCGTTCTAAAAGCGATCCAAAAGCAGGTTGAACTATTAGTATTTGATCTGGAACTTACACCTTCTCAAGCAAAGAAGATCTCAGACTATGCAGATCTAAAAGTTTTAGATAGAACCCAATTGATCTTGGATATTTTTGCAAGAAATGCAACAAGCAGAGATGGTAAACTGCAAGTAGAACTCGCACAATTAAAATATCTGAAAGGTAGACTTTCAGAGTTAGATGATAATATGTCCAGGCTCACCGGGGGAATCGGAGGAAGAGGACCAGGAGAGACAAAACTCGAGATCGGAAAACGTAGAGTAGAAGAAAGAATTTCCAGACTAGAACAAGAACTTAAGTCCTTGAAAAAACGAAGAGAGATCGCAAGAAGAAGACGTAAGAAGAACGAGATCCCAGTCTGCGGAATCGTAGGTTATACAAACGCAGGAAAATCTACCTTATTGAATGCGATGACAAATTCTACCGTACTATCCGAAGACAAGTTATTCGCAACATTAGATCCAACATCCAGAAGGATCCGCTTCCCAGAAGAAAGAGAGATCATTATCTCCGACACTGTGGGCTTTATCCATGATCTTCCCCCAGAACTATCCAATGCATTCAAAGCAACACTGGAAGAGTTAGGCGATTCTGATCTTTTGGTCCATGTGGTAGATGTTTCCAATCCTGAATTCAGACAACAGATGGAAGCAGTCGAAACTATATTAGAAGATTTGAATTTATCTGATATCCCAAGGATCTTAGTATTCAACAAAATAGACGGATTACCTGAAGAAGCACGGAATGAACTCCTCAGAGAAGCTGATCTGGACACAATCTATGTCTCAGCGATTACAGGTTTTGGATTAGAAACTCTATTAAACCGAATAGAAGAGAGAATGTACTCACAAGCAGAGGCAAAACTCTCTAGCACTAAACTTTGGGAAGAAGATGAAGAATTGGAAGAGGAAACGGAAAAAACCTACGTTTAA
- the murB gene encoding UDP-N-acetylmuramate dehydrogenase: protein MAILSEIQIRELKNSLENSGLPYRENQDLSVHCSFKIGGISPLIVEPETQEQILETLSVFKKLDLPWKILGGGTNILISDHPDDFVILKLSGGFKEYKDMGEGLFQVGAATNTTPIFRQISQKGYTGAEFLSTIPGWTGGAVIQNAGCYGGELFDLIQEVEFLRNGEVLKRKPTEIEHGYRFTEFLKRKDSIILSILIQLKPGNLEEIEISLKEKRDKRNSSQPQNKKSAGSMFKNPKVFDEQGKEIKAWQFIDKVGLRGLQIGGAQISPEHCNFIVNTGGAKASDVYGLVNTVQEKVEKETGVLLQREVEYFGSIP, encoded by the coding sequence GTGGCCATTCTTTCTGAAATACAGATACGAGAACTAAAGAATTCCCTAGAAAATTCCGGTCTACCCTACCGTGAAAATCAGGATTTGAGCGTTCATTGCTCCTTTAAGATCGGAGGAATATCTCCTCTAATAGTCGAGCCTGAAACCCAGGAACAAATCCTAGAAACTCTTTCTGTATTCAAAAAACTAGACCTGCCTTGGAAGATCTTAGGTGGTGGCACAAATATTCTAATCTCAGATCATCCAGATGATTTTGTGATCTTAAAACTTTCTGGTGGATTTAAAGAATATAAAGATATGGGAGAAGGTCTCTTCCAAGTAGGAGCTGCCACTAATACCACTCCAATCTTCCGCCAAATTTCCCAGAAAGGATATACTGGCGCAGAATTCCTAAGTACAATCCCAGGTTGGACAGGTGGAGCAGTCATCCAAAATGCAGGATGTTATGGAGGAGAACTTTTTGATCTTATCCAAGAAGTAGAATTCTTAAGAAACGGAGAAGTTCTTAAAAGAAAACCTACTGAAATAGAACACGGCTATCGATTTACAGAATTCTTAAAAAGGAAAGATTCCATTATTCTTTCCATTCTAATCCAATTAAAACCCGGAAACCTAGAAGAGATTGAAATATCTCTCAAAGAAAAAAGAGACAAACGAAATTCTTCTCAGCCTCAAAATAAAAAAAGCGCTGGTTCCATGTTTAAAAACCCAAAGGTATTCGACGAACAAGGAAAAGAGATCAAAGCTTGGCAATTCATAGACAAAGTAGGCCTAAGAGGTTTGCAAATAGGTGGAGCTCAGATCTCTCCGGAACATTGTAATTTTATAGTGAACACCGGAGGAGCAAAGGCCTCCGATGTATATGGACTTGTAAATACTGTCCAAGAAAAAGTGGAAAAAGAAACAGGTGTACTATTACAAAGAGAAGTGGAATACTTCGGTTCCATTCCTTAA
- a CDS encoding TetR/AcrR family transcriptional regulator, with the protein MPVVRDPEDKKERILTSALRLFTEKGFEGTPIPDLAKDAGIGAGTIYRYYKNKEELVNELYRFWKNKLRETLAENYPEKAKSKDLFVHLWKALATFYHRYPDAFEFLELHYHSPYLDQASKKATAQTMEFICTFLEQARAKGDIKSDLGSMELVSLCYGSFVGMVKMAKGGYIQLTTETLHASGLTLWKALAK; encoded by the coding sequence ATGCCAGTAGTTCGAGATCCGGAAGATAAAAAAGAAAGAATACTCACCTCTGCCTTAAGGTTATTCACCGAAAAAGGTTTTGAAGGAACTCCTATACCTGATCTAGCCAAGGATGCAGGCATAGGCGCTGGAACCATATATAGATATTATAAAAACAAAGAAGAACTAGTAAACGAACTCTATCGTTTCTGGAAAAACAAACTGAGAGAAACTCTCGCAGAAAATTATCCTGAAAAAGCTAAATCCAAGGACTTATTCGTTCATTTATGGAAGGCACTTGCAACCTTCTACCACCGTTACCCGGATGCGTTTGAATTTTTAGAATTACACTATCATTCCCCTTATTTGGACCAAGCTAGCAAAAAGGCAACCGCTCAGACTATGGAGTTCATTTGTACATTCTTAGAACAAGCAAGAGCAAAGGGAGATATCAAATCCGACCTAGGTTCCATGGAACTCGTTTCCTTATGTTATGGAAGTTTTGTGGGAATGGTAAAGATGGCCAAGGGTGGCTATATCCAGCTTACCACTGAGACGTTACACGCTTCTGGTTTAACTCTTTGGAAAGCATTGGCAAAATAA
- a CDS encoding TetR/AcrR family transcriptional regulator produces the protein MENSSLIETLGISSDPEHIPDQDPIHETNNETQLHKKPDVSKERIVRSALKLFAERGFFETRIPEISAHAKVGVGTLYRHFRNKDHLFNEAFRISVQEFSEFLDRSTSKNLSPKEQFFDFWKGLGLFSQGKFDQLIMIERNLTSYILDEESAKDALILKEKISEYFAPAENDQNLRLLYPSLILGSFTGILRYHRIQENNIDPSLLEQSAEMLWEGFSKVGQSPLTKKKEKQIKKA, from the coding sequence ATGGAAAATAGTTCCCTGATAGAAACCCTAGGCATTTCCTCGGATCCAGAACATATACCTGATCAGGATCCCATACACGAAACAAATAACGAAACTCAACTACATAAGAAACCAGATGTATCCAAAGAAAGGATCGTTCGTTCAGCTCTTAAATTATTTGCGGAAAGAGGATTTTTCGAAACGAGGATCCCTGAAATTTCTGCTCATGCAAAAGTTGGAGTTGGAACATTGTATAGACATTTCCGAAATAAGGATCACCTGTTCAATGAAGCGTTTCGGATCTCTGTCCAAGAGTTTTCAGAATTTTTAGATAGATCTACATCTAAGAACTTATCTCCAAAAGAACAGTTTTTTGATTTTTGGAAAGGGTTAGGATTATTCTCTCAAGGCAAATTTGATCAGTTAATCATGATAGAAAGAAATCTAACTTCTTATATACTAGATGAAGAAAGTGCGAAAGATGCTCTAATATTAAAAGAAAAAATTTCAGAATACTTTGCACCAGCTGAGAATGATCAAAATTTGAGATTACTTTATCCTTCTCTTATACTTGGCTCCTTTACCGGGATTTTACGCTATCACCGGATCCAAGAAAATAACATAGACCCTTCTCTTTTGGAACAGTCCGCCGAAATGTTATGGGAAGGGTTTTCAAAAGTCGGGCAATCGCCATTAACTAAAAAGAAAGAAAAACAGATAAAAAAAGCCTGA
- a CDS encoding DUF1566 domain-containing protein has product MRTRFALLLLGFELLCKPIEVHNPAIPFSDAWWETTFVRCILGELDICLPGPAISGSLTAKFVSNNSGAVNSSDLTWRSDTDGTYDVRIDAGSCTSGSSLITGTATANTDNLASVNASFLPLGASYIRVCVTDPVENITGSGTFKIVRDDTYPTLSTNPVAGAYNSSRNVSIICSDTGGAGCDKISYVTDTSTPDIDGATGTINVGTQYSTPINVPANSTTSFKYVARDKAGNVTSVDSADISVDTVTPTISATNPSNNATGVALSPGAISLSFAEPMDTSLTMSMTTEIYNGTSWVTIPNNNTIFDWQDSQTLVITISWTYFPEDSQIRWTIPSSSLQDLAGNGVSQQASFTTITGAAITGAQTYSGPTAHGTYTADITTTDTSTGLVWKTCWEGKMGAGCASGSATNSSWADALDGCSYLNYIHGPGIGYADRENWRLPRAEELYSLVEGSANPYINTTAFPNPVSPATWTSSRGVAGSPLEQFARTVVFAYGILNEFDKSLSYAIHCVSD; this is encoded by the coding sequence ATGCGAACTCGTTTTGCCCTTTTATTACTTGGATTTGAATTGTTATGCAAACCAATCGAAGTGCATAACCCGGCCATCCCATTTTCGGATGCTTGGTGGGAAACCACCTTTGTTCGTTGCATTTTGGGAGAATTAGATATTTGCCTTCCGGGACCGGCTATTAGTGGGAGCCTTACTGCAAAATTCGTAAGCAATAATTCAGGTGCTGTTAATTCTTCTGATCTTACTTGGAGGTCGGATACTGACGGAACTTATGATGTCCGGATAGACGCCGGTTCTTGTACAAGTGGATCAAGCCTAATTACTGGAACTGCTACGGCAAACACAGACAATTTAGCCTCAGTCAATGCAAGCTTCCTTCCTCTTGGCGCGAGCTATATCAGAGTCTGTGTTACTGATCCGGTAGAAAATATAACTGGGTCCGGGACTTTCAAGATCGTTCGGGATGATACTTATCCTACCCTGAGCACGAATCCAGTAGCCGGAGCTTATAATTCATCTCGAAATGTTTCTATTATTTGTTCGGACACTGGGGGAGCCGGTTGTGATAAGATCTCTTATGTTACTGACACTTCTACCCCAGATATTGATGGGGCAACTGGGACCATAAATGTAGGAACTCAATATTCTACTCCTATCAATGTCCCTGCAAATTCTACTACTTCATTTAAGTATGTTGCAAGAGATAAGGCGGGGAATGTAACCTCAGTTGATAGCGCCGATATATCAGTGGATACCGTGACTCCTACTATCTCGGCTACTAATCCGAGTAACAATGCGACTGGAGTAGCTCTTTCTCCAGGAGCAATCAGTTTAAGTTTTGCAGAACCTATGGACACATCTCTTACCATGTCCATGACTACAGAAATTTATAATGGAACATCTTGGGTAACTATTCCAAACAACAATACTATATTTGATTGGCAGGATTCCCAAACTTTAGTCATTACGATCAGTTGGACATACTTTCCAGAAGATTCGCAAATTCGTTGGACCATTCCTTCTAGTTCTTTGCAAGACTTAGCTGGCAATGGTGTCTCACAACAAGCCTCCTTTACTACTATAACCGGTGCCGCAATCACGGGAGCCCAGACATATTCCGGGCCAACTGCGCATGGAACTTATACAGCAGATATTACCACTACGGATACTTCTACAGGTTTAGTTTGGAAAACTTGTTGGGAAGGAAAAATGGGTGCCGGTTGCGCTTCCGGCTCTGCCACAAATTCTTCTTGGGCGGACGCATTAGACGGATGCTCCTACTTAAATTATATCCATGGCCCAGGGATAGGATATGCAGATCGAGAAAACTGGAGACTCCCTCGTGCAGAAGAATTATATTCTTTGGTAGAAGGAAGTGCTAATCCATACATAAACACGACTGCATTCCCGAATCCGGTATCTCCAGCAACTTGGACATCATCCCGAGGTGTCGCAGGCTCTCCATTGGAACAATTTGCTAGAACCGTTGTATTCGCGTACGGAATCTTAAATGAATTCGATAAGAGCCTAAGTTATGCAATTCACTGTGTAAGCGACTGA